From Malaya genurostris strain Urasoe2022 chromosome 2, Malgen_1.1, whole genome shotgun sequence:
CTACAacaaattgaaatatattccatcttcatgctcccagctactaagagaacaaattttcaatgtttcatttacCAATCTGTTGACGAATCAATGTTGACGCTCAGTGAATGTCAAGACcagtaacagaaactttttaagagatcatatgttctttgactttcttttacacggttagaaacgctttcaaacggatcgatctagatgtttggatagatgtagttttttcgctttccattgactttttgtattttatttgaaaaaaccagatctgtcgtccccctcgaATTTATTCCCGGTTGACACAAAAAACGTATGAAAGTCTCAAAAATCTCGAAGTCCGGAAAATCAAGCCTCCACTGTGATTCTCATTCACTGGTTTTGCACAGCCCTGTTTTCGAAGCATGTAAAATGCACgtcaaaaaaatcgatcatacgTGTCTTGTTGTCTGCTTCGTCGTGAAGTGGATTTCCGTCTAGAATAATTTCAagcttttcgaaaattttcgctAATACTCATTATATTCCCAGCAAAAAATTCTGAATTGTAAGCGAAATGACTAACATTAAAAGCGTGCTAGTTAAGTTCTATgatgaatatatcagcaacacACCCAAGAAGCTAAAAATAGTCGACGCCTATCTGCTATATATTTTGCTGACCGGCATTACACAGTTTGTTTACTGTTGCCTAGTTGGAACATTCCCGTTTAACTCGTTTCTGGCCGGATTCATCAGCACGGTGAGCTGCTTCGTTTTGGGTGGTAAGTTGAGTTTTTTCATTCCGATCGACACTCTGAAATCAGTGTTCATTCAATCTTGCTTTTTCAGTATGCTTACGATTGCAGTCAAATCCACAAAACAAGTCTCAATTTCTAGGAATATCGCCTGAACGTGGAttcgctgattttatttttGCGCACATTGTACTACATCTGGTTGTGGTCAACTTTATCGGTTAAATTTGTATCTATAACATTTACAGTACAGTGATGTGGAATGTCTaatttgaattgaatatttGATTTCACCTATCCGAACAGTCCAAaacgaaaaaacctgttttaacccacttagtggtgtaatgatgcctttctcatatcaatcatattatcatatataatactgtggtattcttcgaaataatttgcttcgattcctaaaagaataatcgaaatcggtttgtttgaccgtctactcataaaaactatcaattggagaagattagaggccgatttagaaaacttcacggtttttcgctcttttcagtcatggtataaaatttttacccTATGTttccggatccgaatgaaattcaggaattacgtatgggaccactggaccattcatttgaacctatgtttgtgaaaattggttcagccatctccgagaaaagttagtgcacttattttcacaattttttgcacaggggctggggtccactaggagattgatagtatctattagctctctccggacattAGCAGCCTAgatgtgtggaatccggcggaaaaaaatgaaccaagaatagatccactgggttcctgcttccatgtcgtaaaagacgaccattgcaggagtttcttttttctttcagttattagatattttcaatgtttcacttcggattactctattttactaaattatctcttcattcaacctatcaatttccgtgtagcttcggagaaaagttttatttggaatgttttcttattCCATTCCAtgttttgaatgataaaaatcaactaatgcGCAAATCCTTTGATATTACaacgttaataacagagataacatatatcggtatattgaatacgtagtaaaaaaacacttgatattaatatttcaaacaataaattaatatttttctcggtagccggctgcccagatcaaccaatataaccaattaataattttattaaattaaaataataaagtggaaataataaaggATCAGAACGCGCGTGAGGTctgttgatttaaaatgattttatagcaactatttagaatatgtcaatgcaatgaaacaactgttttgtctaaatcctattcactcgtttattttgtatcacgtaatttcatttatcaaaaatagggaagtttttattctttacgcgataatattgccaattttttctaagtgtcctagaataagagctgtgaatcaagacttcctgggacttcaatacatgatattgttgaaacattcactcgggaagtcagtgagttcagtggtgcatccgagcatcttgaaaccgaaacatattgagtcgcgcgcgaataataccaatactgaaatttttactaacaaatatccttctcccgtgacacttgtggagtgcgcagtagtatatacggcctctattaACAACAAaagttggactaacatccagtgttggtgattgccgaaaatttcacagaagctgctatattgctatctatattgtatacaacattttccatccggtagaagatgctacaagaactcgagtctctcaatgcatgaaccgcgagaaaatttttctacattccttcgctccacttcatactctgagtatttctcggccctttaaaaaaattgcagtctgataatgatcgccgctgtgtggaatttaccaagagagaatcgcaagttgacaattatcgcagaaaatcgaatcgatgattcgacttgatgattctcatactaggttgcaatatttcaaaacccttgtgtggagcattcacatacattttcatagacacaacttatacaaagattatatgcacatagttagaataagcggcaatagtaaaatgattctatcccaattatcaactgcctgtatagaatcggatcgcgaaacgagaataagcaaccgtttgttgcttcagagaggatccccacagcagcgtgctaacctttgattctcagaaatgtcatcgagagaaattcgctctcgcactggtgtcgattctatgttaaatgagccaagccgggttttttgttgttgcgatgatttccaactctctttgatggcactgattcaatcggtgaagagttgccagcgaacgttcaTTGATACGATAGAGGCCATCCTtgctaacatcccttcccattccttagacgatctacgttcgggtctggccggcaccggtactgatcaatgagttCTGGAAttgccagaagatgtacattgaaggatgatttaccagtcccaggtcgcaTCATCttaaaactccctgtacaatttcagctaatcccgatcagtaacggagtagcaaccaggggtggtcgctcaagctcaagcttattttcacaatttttcgcacattttaccccataattccgaaaccggaagtcggatccaaataatatttttgtgaaaattggtttagccatctccgagaaaagttagtgcaaaaaaagttacatacacacatacacacacaaacattttgcgtactcgacgaactgagtcgaatggtatatgacactcggcggaAGTTCCCAGCGAACGTCTGTTAACAAATTGTTTCGAACgtgttcgcatctcatccgacgcagtggaaaataatgacaaaaaacaaaagcctgaaacttgactTTCGGATGCATCTAGACGTAAAAGATGTGTATGAAATACAATTGAACAAGGTTTGTTACTCTGAATATTATTCTGTATTTGAACTTAGACGAAGTTCTTCAAGACTTACTTTAGAGATTTAAAAAATAGTTATGAAATTCAcaaaaatgttttgattttttatgGGTCATGTTTTATGAAATCATTTTGTAGTATCGCAAATTTTGTTCAATAATCTTCGAAACTGAATGTAATGCATTCAAATCGCTGATCACATACTAGCATCAACTGACCACATGCCTGTACAAAAAATATTAAGGGGTTATGTAGCTTCCGGCTCGAGAAACGAAGCCTAATCTTTTGATTACTCTACGCACTACAGGCAATTTCCATTCACCGAGATTTTCGGTTTCGAGAAGACTGAAATCTGTGTTGATTGTGGGAGGAAATAGTCAAAATTATCGGTGTTCATACATGCGAGTTATTGAGGAGATTTTAAGTAATCACAAGAAACTTTCAAGtatgaaataaaaattccaGATCGAACATGTAGAGTGGGTTGGTAATGTCaaggacataactggatgacgtgaatacgaataaaactaaaactctTCACTCTTCTGAATATCAAAAGTCGTTCTCATAGGTTGATATATTGTCACACTTATAAAGTAtcatacgctaaactgacttggcgagcaaaaaaaacgtCGCggtaatttcaaaagtctgtaaaatttgacgaaagtctgcgaaaaactcgattttcaaaagcctgcaaaaaaaaagtctgcaacaaacaatgtctgcagcactttatacgaaatctgcagatttacagaccaaGGTGGCaatgttattttttaaaaaatctgtgatcgaaccAAAaatactaagtaatgacattcTCAATTTGTAAAGGCCgcttatagaaaggtattagaactgCTGGAAAACGGATTATCAAGCAGAGCCTCGGAGATGTCGgagtgatcaagttcgaagaataaatgactgcgacttctggttcgggagatatgatagtataagtgacgtaaccgaaaaaacgcgttgtttttcactgctctaatgtatataaaagGGTGCCAGTATTTTGGGGCTGATGTGTCCACCCTCTCGAGTACATCTTGTACTCCCACCTCTTtattgattgttttgttttcgaacATTAAATGAGTATACTGCGAACGAAGATAGCGAATAAAAAGAATTCACTTTCTGGTGAACCTCAAACTTGAACAGACGTGCTTATCATTTCATATAATTGAGAAAACTTTACAGGGGTCACTTCCAATTTCGTAGATCGGTAGGGCTCAAAAGTTTAGGCACCTCGGAAAAAGTCCCCTTGTAAAATttaagctaaatcggatatgggtaaggggtgctacccggcggttaaggtgtGAAAATAATCGTTTGAAAATCACCATAGacaaatttttagattttttctaaatcccacaaattatttattgaattaaaaggtaaaaaatatttCCATGAGATTGTTTCGaagcaagagaaaggcattatcacactaggtggattaataagGGTTTTTTACTGCTGTTGGTAGAAGGTCCTCTCCACGACGTCTAGTTTCGTGTAAAGCACAACCAGAGCTGCCaactatttttttccaaaatttcagattggcggaaaaatcaatctgtacaatatctatacaaatacaaaactgaaaatcggtatttatctataTGAGAGCACAAcacgaaatgatcgatttttgaccaaaaatttgataaatccaatttttgagttatttgtggttatctgacACCTAAAACAATTATCATAGATTGCTGATTACATgtgaattatgttgttgcgtctGATactactcgagatattcacgattacgtTCTACCCATCCTTCCAcagggcaaattttgaaaaggatcCCCGTAGTGAAGTAAGACGTGTTCACATCATAAAAATACGGTTATTAGATATTTCAACCGATTATAGACTAGAAAACAAAACCGATTATAGACTAGAAAACGCTACTCTTTGTGGATATGATGGGATTTAGTATTCCAATTTGAAATATATTTAAGGTTCTGTTAATTGATTTCTATTAATAAGTACTTTTCAGGCACCGTGTAGTTAGACAACTGATATTTGCTCGAAATTGGCCACTTGGGATTCCACAAAATGTCAAAGTCACGTGGAATGCATTTGTAAACAGTTTATTCACGTCCAGTTTTTTGTTTAATATGTTGTGCAATTgatcccgaaaaaaattgagtggaaATCATACATAATCTGTGACGATGCTGAAACTTGTGAACACGGTGCTCCGCATCGGCACACCAAATGCCATGCGGTACGGTTCGATACAACTGTCAACGATGTACAGCACGTTTCAGCCGAAGGATTTCCAGTTCGATTCATCTTTCGCCGGTAGTGGCACATTGATTCACCGTTTCTCGCGTCATATTGCCCTTACCAAACGGGATTGGACGGATCCAACccgatatgatttcaaattttcGTCGTTCTATCCCGTATACCGGCCCGATCAGTTTCTCGCACAATTGCAGGCAATCTCGAGTCATGATTTGAGTAAACTGATATGCTTGACCGCAGATATCCAGGGTAAAACAGACTACCGGTTGTATGCCGATGTCGTCAATAGTCTGGATGATGAAACGGAGACTCGCACCGAGCAATGTAACTTTAACGAACTATCCCGCATTCTGCACGGTTACATGTACCTGCTCAGAAATAAGACTGTTCGATTGAAGTCCTACCGTTTAATTATACCACGGATGATCGAATTGTTCAAGCAAAATGTGAACGAAAAGGATTTTATGACTATTGTGTTTTTTATGggcttgtggaagaaaaattcgaCGGGTACTAGACTTATGGAGCAGTTTTTAACGGAATATGTGGATGAATTTCTGGACCGTTTGGAACTGATAGATTTTGTGATTTTGGCCAATgcaagctttcaaacaagcgttAGAATAGCAAACGAACGTTTCCTGGAGCGATTGGTGAACGAGATTTCAGGGTTCGAAGGGAACGATCATGACTTATTGGTTACATTGGTGAAGTGTGCTCGAATGAACCGGATACGATCGGAGTCAATTGTCAAGAAAATAAGGTAATTTTTCCTGTACCATGAAGCATTCAATAGGTCATTCATATTTCGTTTCTTTTAGGAGTGTCATCCAAACCGAAGCTAGTGGGTTAGAATTTCGCGAACTTTCCCATTTGTTTGCGTACATCGCAGACAGTTCAATAAAAGAAGATTCTCTTAATCagaactttctggaacagtgtgCAAATCGCATAGAAACGGAAATAGCTTCGTCACCCGAACACAATTCGCCCAGTTTTCGAGCAAAAGATTTATCCACGTTCCTTTGGAGTTGTTCGAATTTATCAATTCCTCTGGCGAACATTGGAATTGAACCGAGCGATCTTTTGAACATAATCTTCCGTAAAATGGACAACGGAGAGGTCCGTCATATTCCAGACACTGTTGTCGATATCTGCCTCTGCTTGTGGATTATGGATTACCCATCGATCGATTTGCTTTCTGCGATATACGGCGATCGCCACTTTATGCAGCACTTTATGAAAAACAAAGTGAAGATTGAATCCAGACGGGATTTATTGTTGGCGTGTGCCGAAATTGAGCGACCAGAGgcatttaaaattatttccagattACCAAGAGTGAATGCTGCTGCTCTAGATCGGCCGGCACCCGATTATTTAATCAAAAAACGCGAAGGACTTCAACGGGTAAAATCCTGTTTGGAAAGTTTAAGGTCAAAACTGCAAATCACAGAAGTGCAGTATAATTTGCCGATTAAATCTTTGAACATCGCTGGACTACTGCTGACCATGCAGGACGGTAGGCACATAAACTTGGATGTGTTGGAACAAGAAAACTGCCTTTCGGATAAGCAGACGCCGACAGGATTGATGAATTTGAAAACACGTTTGCTCGGAAATCTTGGTTGCGATGCAGTTATGGTACGTTCTATGCATTCTCAAAATTGATAGAAATGTCCTGCTCAtgagtttttgtgtttttgtagatTAATAACCTTCGGATAGAATCAAACGAGCAATTGGAGCAAGCATTAGAAGAGGCGATTGTTAACGTTACGGCAACTAAAGCTAAGATACCGAAACGACGTACAGgttaataaaaatatcttttatttgTTAAAAGTGATTACCATCTACAAATGTTAAAACATAATCATTTCTGTCGAAAATTTCACACTTAGAGTTTGTCATTCTTTTCAAGTTGTTTCATGCACTGATCCAGCACTTGAAAGATAACATCTTTCGTCTGCTCGGAGCTGTACGGTCGATTTACGTCCGGTACGTGTATAAACAGTGTTCGATCTGGGTTGATATCTAGTGATTTGAGGTAGATGTAGCCGCACAGATAACTGCCCACTTCTTTGGAACAGCAGCAATTGGCAACCTTATTGAGCTCACCGGCAATAGCTTCCACGTCTAAATTCGTCTTTAAAACCGAGCACTGGTCGTTGTTTTTCAGTGTTATCTTATCGCACGGTAAGCATTTGTTGGCGAAATCCGGTCGACAGTATCCAGATGTGTACGCACACTTCTCCAGATTGATAGTTTCTATGCGTCCGTGAACTCCAACATGAATCACCAGCTTTAAATAGATAACCGAATCATTACCGATCGACTATCATAAGAGATAATTCTTTACCGTTGGATTTTGACTCCATATTTTTGGCACTGCCGCATCCACCGCTTCATAAGTGACGGGAATCTGCAATTTTTTCATGATGTATTTTCCATGCTGATGTTGGTATGAATCGGGAAGCAGTTTCACAGCCTCCCAGCTGGCATTGCGTTCTTCGTGGCCTGCAAATGGGCCAAATCCTGTCACGAAGATGACCTTTGACATGACGAATGTCAATCCTCCTACGGTTTAGCTTTCACTACTGTTGTTTTAAACTCAATGTTCATGAAGCCTGAATAGAATTTACAGAACTTAAGTACATTAGCTAAATGTTCTACTCGTTTCTTGATTCTTGGGTAACATTCTAAAATTAATTTACCATTTTAACTAATGACTTCGGCACTAATACTATAGACTAAGCGAAGaagaaataaacaaaagtgAGTAAAAAAAAGTCCATAAACACAAATCGGTGGCAATATGTGAAAAGGGCATAATTCACCGGGGCTATAGTTTAAAGAAACCCGCTTGCACTCGCTTACCAAAGATGTAATCGTTCCAACCGAAAGTGTCTGTCAGACGGTTTAGCCAGCGTTTCCTTTTGATGTTTGATTTCTGCCGAACGATGAACAATGAACGAGTGTTGCTTTTAACACCAAACGAAAGAGAAAAcattaaattttcgatttctgttGTGACTGACTCTCAAGCGAGTACCGAATCATGCAGAATCTTTCT
This genomic window contains:
- the LOC131428041 gene encoding dolichyl-diphosphooligosaccharide--protein glycosyltransferase subunit DAD1, yielding MTNIKSVLVKFYDEYISNTPKKLKIVDAYLLYILLTGITQFVYCCLVGTFPFNSFLAGFISTVSCFVLGVCLRLQSNPQNKSQFLGISPERGFADFIFAHIVLHLVVVNFIG
- the LOC131431942 gene encoding uncharacterized protein LOC131431942 — translated: MLKLVNTVLRIGTPNAMRYGSIQLSTMYSTFQPKDFQFDSSFAGSGTLIHRFSRHIALTKRDWTDPTRYDFKFSSFYPVYRPDQFLAQLQAISSHDLSKLICLTADIQGKTDYRLYADVVNSLDDETETRTEQCNFNELSRILHGYMYLLRNKTVRLKSYRLIIPRMIELFKQNVNEKDFMTIVFFMGLWKKNSTGTRLMEQFLTEYVDEFLDRLELIDFVILANASFQTSVRIANERFLERLVNEISGFEGNDHDLLVTLVKCARMNRIRSESIVKKIRSVIQTEASGLEFRELSHLFAYIADSSIKEDSLNQNFLEQCANRIETEIASSPEHNSPSFRAKDLSTFLWSCSNLSIPLANIGIEPSDLLNIIFRKMDNGEVRHIPDTVVDICLCLWIMDYPSIDLLSAIYGDRHFMQHFMKNKVKIESRRDLLLACAEIERPEAFKIISRLPRVNAAALDRPAPDYLIKKREGLQRVKSCLESLRSKLQITEVQYNLPIKSLNIAGLLLTMQDGRHINLDVLEQENCLSDKQTPTGLMNLKTRLLGNLGCDAVMINNLRIESNEQLEQALEEAIVNVTATKAKIPKRRTG
- the LOC131431943 gene encoding pyroglutamyl-peptidase 1; protein product: MSKVIFVTGFGPFAGHEERNASWEAVKLLPDSYQHQHGKYIMKKLQIPVTYEAVDAAVPKIWSQNPTLVIHVGVHGRIETINLEKCAYTSGYCRPDFANKCLPCDKITLKNNDQCSVLKTNLDVEAIAGELNKVANCCCSKEVGSYLCGYIYLKSLDINPDRTLFIHVPDVNRPYSSEQTKDVIFQVLDQCMKQLEKNDKL